Proteins from one Streptosporangium becharense genomic window:
- a CDS encoding thioredoxin domain-containing protein: MNRLKDATSPYLLQHADNPVEWFEWGEEAFAEARRRDVPLLISVGYSACHWCHVMAHESFEDEGTAALMNAHFVNVKVDREERPDVDAVYMAATQAMTGHGGWPMTVFATPGGHPFYTGTYFPRPQFQRLLAGVSNAWNGDRQAVLEQGSKIVEALTERAALPSGPVPTPDTLARAVRGLSESFDPVRGGFGGAPKFPPSMALEFLLRHAAAGAGARDGDGREGRTTVATATTMAERTLEAMARGGLYDQLGGGFARYSVDADWVVPHFEKMLYDNALLLRVYAHWWRATGSVLARRIALETADWLLAEMRTPEGGFASALDADSEGVEGKFYVWTPEEVREVLGEEDGAWAVSLFEVTGTFEHGTSVLQLLDDPDEAERFARVRSALLAARARRVRPGRDDKVVAAWNGLAVAALAETGALFDRPDLVAAARAAAVLLEEVHLDGDRLLRTSRDGRAGSNAGVLEDYADLAEGLLALYGVTGEVRWFHRAGALLETVLTRFADGSGGFFDTADDAERLFQRPQDPTDNATPSGQFAAAGALLSYAALTGSARHREAAEAALGTVTVLADKHARFAGWGLAVAQAAVSGPVEVAVVGPAGDPATAALHRAALLSPVPGLVVALGEPGAEEVPLLAGRGLVGGEPAAYVCRGFTCRMPVTTPAALKAELAGSGTSGEGSGTSGESA, from the coding sequence GAGTCCCTACCTGCTCCAGCACGCCGACAACCCCGTCGAGTGGTTCGAGTGGGGTGAGGAGGCGTTCGCCGAGGCCCGGCGGCGGGACGTACCGCTGCTGATCTCCGTCGGCTACTCGGCCTGTCACTGGTGTCACGTGATGGCCCACGAGTCGTTCGAGGACGAGGGCACGGCCGCGCTGATGAATGCGCACTTCGTCAACGTGAAGGTCGACCGCGAGGAGCGTCCCGACGTCGACGCGGTCTACATGGCCGCGACCCAGGCCATGACCGGCCACGGCGGGTGGCCGATGACGGTCTTCGCCACCCCCGGGGGACACCCGTTCTACACCGGTACGTACTTCCCCCGGCCACAGTTCCAGCGGCTGCTGGCCGGCGTGTCCAACGCCTGGAACGGTGACCGGCAGGCGGTCCTGGAGCAGGGCTCCAAGATCGTGGAGGCGTTGACGGAGCGCGCGGCGCTGCCGTCCGGGCCGGTGCCCACGCCGGACACGCTCGCGCGGGCGGTACGGGGCCTGTCGGAGTCCTTCGATCCGGTGCGCGGCGGTTTCGGCGGAGCACCCAAGTTCCCGCCGTCGATGGCGCTGGAGTTCCTGCTGAGGCACGCCGCCGCCGGGGCTGGTGCCCGCGACGGCGACGGCCGGGAAGGGCGGACGACCGTGGCCACGGCGACGACGATGGCGGAGCGGACGCTGGAGGCCATGGCCAGGGGCGGCCTGTACGACCAGCTCGGCGGCGGTTTCGCCCGCTACAGCGTGGACGCGGACTGGGTGGTGCCGCACTTCGAGAAGATGCTCTACGACAACGCGCTGCTGCTGCGGGTCTACGCGCACTGGTGGCGGGCCACCGGCTCCGTCCTGGCCCGCCGGATCGCGCTGGAGACGGCCGACTGGCTGCTGGCCGAGATGCGCACCCCCGAGGGGGGCTTCGCCTCGGCTCTGGACGCCGACAGCGAGGGCGTGGAGGGCAAGTTCTACGTCTGGACCCCCGAGGAGGTCCGCGAGGTCCTCGGCGAGGAGGACGGCGCCTGGGCGGTCTCCCTGTTCGAGGTGACCGGGACGTTCGAGCACGGCACGTCGGTGCTCCAGCTCCTGGACGACCCGGACGAGGCCGAGCGGTTCGCCCGGGTGCGCTCGGCGCTGCTGGCGGCGCGTGCCCGGCGGGTGCGTCCCGGCCGTGACGACAAGGTGGTGGCCGCCTGGAACGGCCTGGCCGTCGCCGCCCTCGCCGAGACGGGTGCCCTGTTCGACCGGCCCGACCTGGTGGCGGCCGCGCGGGCGGCGGCGGTGCTGCTGGAGGAGGTCCACCTGGACGGTGACCGGCTGCTGCGCACGTCCCGCGACGGCCGGGCCGGCTCCAACGCGGGCGTCCTGGAAGACTACGCCGACCTGGCGGAGGGCCTGCTCGCCCTCTACGGGGTGACGGGCGAGGTTCGCTGGTTCCACCGGGCCGGGGCACTGCTGGAGACCGTGCTGACCCGCTTCGCCGACGGCTCGGGCGGGTTCTTCGACACCGCGGACGACGCCGAGCGGCTCTTCCAGCGCCCGCAGGACCCCACCGACAACGCCACCCCCTCGGGCCAGTTCGCCGCCGCGGGGGCACTGCTGTCGTACGCGGCGCTGACCGGCTCGGCCCGGCACCGGGAGGCGGCCGAGGCCGCCCTCGGCACGGTGACGGTCCTGGCCGACAAGCACGCGCGGTTCGCCGGATGGGGCCTGGCCGTCGCCCAGGCCGCCGTCTCCGGCCCGGTCGAGGTCGCGGTGGTGGGCCCGGCGGGCGATCCCGCGACGGCGGCCCTGCACCGGGCCGCACTGCTCTCTCCGGTCCCCGGCCTGGTCGTGGCGCTCGGCGAGCCCGGCGCGGAGGAGGTGCCGCTGCTGGCCGGACGCGGCCTGGTGGGCGGCGAGCCGGCCGCGTACGTCTGCCGCGGTTTCACCTGCAGGATGCCCGTCACCACCCCCGCCGCGTTGAAGGCCGAACTGGCCGGTTCCGGGACGTCCGGAGAGGGTTCCGGGACGTCCGGAGAGAGCGCCTGA